A genome region from Pelodiscus sinensis isolate JC-2024 unplaced genomic scaffold, ASM4963464v1 ctg82, whole genome shotgun sequence includes the following:
- the KPTN gene encoding KICSTOR complex protein kaptin — MAAGARRGCPLREDSCSRLASQSNVYGLAALGGAGARGLLAATLKGQVTHFRYQALRPKLRPVARELQFTYIPVDAEIVSIDTFSKSPPKRGLVVGITFIKDSGDKASPFLNIYCDYEPGSEYNLDSIAQSCLNLELQFTPFQLYHAEVHAGNQPETVFLLSGNDPCIHLYKENEGLHQFEEQPVQNLFPELQDLPSNVLWLDICNMPSSGRRLTAFGCQSGDLRVAQVDQASREVLQTWSIQQDGPISRVLVFRLPSCLEGPPAPSGPAGEQGYSVLVTSTLELSVVYRDILSQGLADQLILPCSDQYDSVLCALVTDVDFDGAPEILLGTYGQELLCYKYEEAGAPGAGEASAGGFQLLWRRSFPSPLLSMEYVDLTGDGLCELAVVCLKGLHVLQHSLTQTAQCLLERLRQEVARRASRSPVPQRLPDASTAGEVAEE, encoded by the exons ATGGCGGCGGGCGCGCGGCGCGGGTGCCCGCTGCGCGAGGACAGCTGCAGCCGCCTGGCCTCGCAGAGCAACGTCTACGGGCTGgcggcgctgggcggggcgggcgcgCGCGGGCTGCTGGCGGCCACGCTCAAGGGGCAGGTGACGCACTTCCGGTACCAGGCGCTGCGCCCCAAGCTGCGGCCCGTGGCCAGGGAGCTGCAGTTCACCTACATCCCGG TTGATGCTGAAATTGTCTCGATTGATACTTTCAGCAAGTCGCCCCCAAAAAGGGGTCTTGTGGTGGGAATAACTTTCATTAAG GACTCTGGAGACAAAGCTAGCCCATTTCTGAACATTTATTGTGACTATGAGCCTGGATCGGAGTATAACCTGGACTCCATCGCAC AAAGCTGCCTGAACCTGGAGCTGCAGTTTACCCCATTCCAGCTCTACCATGCCGA GGTCCACGCCGGAAACCAGCCGGAGACCGTCTTCCTGCTGAGTGGGAACGACCCCTGCATCCACCTGTACAAAGAG AACGAAGGCTTGCACCAGTTCGAGGAGCAGCCGGTGCAGAACCTCTTCCCGGAGCTGCAGGACCTGCCCAGCAA TGTGCTCTGGCTGGACATCTGCAACATGCCCAGCTCCGGCCGGCGCCTCACGGCCTTCGGGTGCCAGAGCGGTGACCTGCGCGTGGCCCAGGTGGATCAGGCCAGCAGAG AGGTGCTGCAGACCTGGAGCATCCAGCAGGACGGCCCCATCTCCAGGGTCCTGGTCTTCCGGCTCCCGTCCTGCCTGGAGGGGCCCCCTGCTCCGAGCG ggcctgccggcGAGCAGGGCTACAGCGTCCTTGTCACCAGCACCCTGGAGCTGTCGGTGGTGTACAG GGACATCCTGAgccagggactggccgaccagCTCATCCTGCCGTGCAGCGACCAGTATGACAGCGTGCTCTGCGCCCTGGTGACCGACGTGGACTTCGACGGCGCGCCTGAGATCCTCCTGGGCACCTACGGGCAG gagctgctgtgctACAAGTACGAGGAGGCGGGAGCCCCGGGTGCTGGCGAAGCCTCGGCGGGGGGGTTCCAGCTGCTCTGGAGGCGGAgtttccccagccccctgctgtccaTGGAGTACGTGGACCTGACCGGCGACGGGCTCTGCGAGCTGGCCGTGGTGTGTCTGAAGGGGCTGCATGTTCTGCAG cacagcctgACGCAGACGGCCCAGTGCCTGCTGGAGAGGCTTcggcaggaggtggcccggcggGCGAGccgcagccctgtcccccagcggCTGCCGGACGCTAGCACGGCCGGGGAGGTGGCAGAGGAGTAG